The following are encoded in a window of Acropora muricata isolate sample 2 chromosome 6, ASM3666990v1, whole genome shotgun sequence genomic DNA:
- the LOC136920145 gene encoding substance-K receptor-like: protein MDCCKTAQYSRAIGQAVSLESLLLIVVERYVAIVRPFQSVLITRRLRITLVSSTWISALLIAFPYVWTSQIIEADGEQPDQQNLRRIHQQNHDVMKTFLLIVIAFFICWTPVCVHIVLRKTFPASLFPTNSCKVYLVMFFYLFPSLSTVSNPIILFLSSTRFSVALKEMSNCFTRNSPLCCRSHRVTTDIAML from the exons ATGGATTGCTGTAAAACTGCACAATACTCCAGGGCCATTGGTCAAGCTGTGTCACTGGAAAGTTTACTGTTGATCGTTGTGGAAAGATATGTCGCAATTGTACGACCATTTCAGTCTGTTTTGATTACGAGACGATTACGAATTACCCTCGTGTCTTCAACGTGGATTTCTGCGTTATTGATCGCCTTTCCTTATGTTTGGACCAGCCAAATCATCGAGGCTGACG GAGAACAACCAGATCAGCAAAACTTGCGGCGAattcatcaacaaaatcatgATGTAATGAAAACCTTCTTACTGATTGTAATCGCCTTTTTTATCTGCTGGACACCCGTTTGCGTGCATATTGTTCTCCGAAAAACCTTTCCAGCCTCATTATTTCCAACCAACAGCTGTAAAGTGTATTTAGTGATGTTTTTCTACCTTTTTCCATCTCTTAGCACGGTTTCTAATCCTATAATTTTATTTCTATCGAGCACAAGGTTCTCAGTGGCACTTAAGGAAATGTCGAATTGTTTCACTCGTAATTCTCCACTGTGTTGCAGAAGTCACCGTGTTACAACGGATATAGCTATGCTCTGA